One stretch of Saccharomonospora xinjiangensis XJ-54 DNA includes these proteins:
- a CDS encoding KamA family radical SAM protein, producing the protein MTATQEPATELAEQPYTYRRVELVEPDWRRFPGWRDVTEAEWRDAQWQRVHCVRNVKQLRAVMGDLLQDRFYDDLVADQQEMATMSMLLPPQMLNTMAPHAGTDPGKITDAFYTDPIRRYMMPVRSDRHPDWPSHPHAERDSLHEAEMWVVEGLTHRYPTKVLAELLSTCPQYCGHCTRMDLVGNSTPQIDKHKLSLKPVDRQDAMIDYLKRTPGVRDVVVSGGDVANVPWHQLEAFLMRLLDIETVRDIRLATKALAGLPQHWLQPKVVEGLARVAGTARRRGVNLAIHTHVNHAQSVTPLVAEAARAALEVGVRDVRNQGVLMRGVNDTPADLLDLCFALQGEANILPYYFYLCDMIPNSEHWRLAVWEAQELQHAIMGYLPGYATPRIICDVPYVGKRWVHQIAEYDRERGVSYWTKNYRTGIELDDPEALRRRYPYYDPVSTLPESGQQWWRENS; encoded by the coding sequence GTGACTGCCACCCAGGAACCTGCTACCGAACTCGCGGAACAGCCCTACACGTATCGGCGCGTCGAGTTGGTCGAACCCGACTGGCGGCGCTTCCCGGGCTGGCGCGACGTGACGGAGGCCGAGTGGCGCGATGCGCAGTGGCAGCGCGTCCACTGCGTACGCAACGTCAAGCAGCTCCGCGCCGTCATGGGCGACCTGCTTCAGGACCGGTTCTACGACGACCTCGTCGCCGACCAGCAAGAGATGGCGACGATGTCGATGTTGTTGCCGCCGCAGATGCTCAACACCATGGCACCCCACGCGGGCACCGACCCCGGCAAGATCACCGACGCCTTCTACACCGACCCGATCCGGCGCTACATGATGCCCGTGCGCAGTGATCGCCACCCGGACTGGCCGAGCCATCCACACGCCGAGCGCGACTCACTGCACGAGGCGGAGATGTGGGTCGTCGAGGGGCTGACCCACCGCTACCCCACCAAGGTGCTCGCCGAGTTGCTGTCCACGTGCCCCCAGTACTGCGGACACTGCACGCGCATGGACCTCGTCGGCAACTCGACGCCCCAGATCGACAAACACAAGCTCTCGCTCAAGCCGGTGGACCGGCAGGACGCGATGATCGACTACTTGAAGCGCACGCCGGGTGTGCGTGACGTGGTGGTCTCCGGCGGTGACGTGGCCAACGTGCCATGGCACCAACTGGAGGCGTTCCTCATGCGACTGCTCGACATCGAGACCGTTCGCGACATCAGGCTGGCCACCAAGGCACTCGCCGGGCTGCCGCAGCACTGGCTTCAGCCCAAGGTCGTGGAGGGCCTCGCCCGCGTGGCTGGCACCGCGCGCCGTCGCGGGGTGAACCTCGCGATCCACACCCACGTCAACCACGCGCAGTCGGTGACCCCGCTCGTCGCGGAGGCTGCCCGTGCGGCCCTGGAGGTGGGGGTGCGCGACGTGCGCAACCAGGGCGTGTTGATGCGGGGCGTCAACGACACACCGGCCGATCTGCTCGACCTGTGCTTCGCGTTGCAGGGCGAGGCGAACATCCTGCCGTACTACTTCTACCTGTGCGACATGATCCCCAACTCCGAGCACTGGCGGCTCGCGGTCTGGGAGGCACAGGAGCTTCAGCACGCCATCATGGGTTACCTGCCCGGCTACGCGACGCCGCGGATCATCTGCGACGTGCCGTACGTGGGCAAGCGGTGGGTGCACCAGATCGCGGAGTACGACCGCGAACGCGGTGTCTCGTACTGGACGAAGAACTACCGCACCGGCATCGAACTCGACGACCCCGAGGCGCTGCGCCGCCGCTACCCCTACTACGACCCGGTGTCCACGCTGCCGGAGTCAGGGCAGCAGTGGTGGAGGGAGAACAGCTGA
- a CDS encoding ABC transporter ATP-binding protein gives MTLGRTEPEVRPSPRRAPALRAVGLRRRFRTAESEVEILKGADLVAEAGEIVTVTGRSGSGKTTLLALLSGFDTPDDGTVTFHGAPAGGIPWWVCAVLPQALGLAEELTCAENVALPLRLRPQPLPQPVDDIDETVADVLTAVGVAELADRYPAELSFGQQQRVALARAVAPRPSVLLVDEPTAHLDAASTDAVLALLRRVADEGAAVVAVTHDPAVRDVADRRLTLDGGVLVAD, from the coding sequence ATGACACTCGGACGCACGGAACCGGAGGTCCGGCCCTCGCCACGGCGAGCGCCCGCGCTGCGCGCCGTGGGGTTGCGGCGCCGCTTCCGCACGGCAGAGTCCGAGGTCGAGATCCTCAAGGGCGCGGACCTGGTCGCGGAGGCGGGCGAGATCGTCACCGTCACCGGCCGCTCTGGCTCGGGCAAGACGACACTGCTGGCGCTGCTGTCCGGGTTCGACACGCCGGACGACGGCACCGTGACCTTCCACGGCGCACCGGCCGGGGGAATCCCGTGGTGGGTGTGCGCGGTGCTGCCGCAGGCACTCGGGCTGGCGGAGGAACTCACCTGCGCCGAGAACGTCGCGTTGCCGCTGCGTCTGCGGCCCCAGCCCCTGCCACAGCCGGTGGACGACATCGACGAGACAGTGGCGGACGTGCTCACGGCGGTGGGCGTGGCCGAACTGGCCGACCGCTACCCCGCCGAGCTGTCCTTCGGCCAGCAGCAGCGCGTCGCACTGGCGCGTGCCGTGGCCCCACGCCCCTCGGTGCTGCTGGTGGACGAGCCGACGGCACACCTGGATGCCGCCTCCACTGACGCCGTGCTCGCGCTGCTGCGGCGCGTTGCCGACGAGGGTGCGGCGGTGGTGGCCGTCACCCACGACCCGGCCGTTCGCGACGTCGCCGACCGCAGGCTGACCCTCGACGGTGGGGTCCTCGTCGCAGACTGA
- a CDS encoding ABC transporter ATP-binding protein produces the protein MTDTSIYELDAVGVDYPLPAGRDKAGQEAVTGLRDINLTIPSSGLTVLAGPSGSGKSTLLRVLSLFQTPTRGRVSFRGTPVGASPRLRRSLRRESISLVFQTPIENLIPHLSVADNLHAAAQSANRRCDPEALLDRLGLGGAGRLRIATLSGGQQQRLAFACALARDTPVVLADEPTSQLDDTSAGHVLDAIEVLRSEGVAVVAASHDARLIERGTRVIRLHRGQLRTEPRTEPRTEEDSR, from the coding sequence GTGACTGACACCTCGATCTACGAACTCGACGCCGTCGGCGTGGACTACCCACTCCCCGCAGGGCGGGACAAGGCAGGGCAGGAGGCCGTGACGGGGCTGCGGGACATCAACCTGACGATCCCCTCCTCGGGATTGACCGTCCTCGCCGGACCGTCGGGTTCTGGGAAGTCCACGCTGCTGCGGGTGCTCTCCCTGTTCCAGACACCGACGCGCGGGCGGGTGTCGTTCCGGGGAACGCCGGTCGGCGCCTCACCACGCCTGCGCAGGAGCCTGCGCCGGGAGTCGATCAGCCTGGTGTTCCAGACCCCGATCGAGAACCTGATCCCTCACCTGTCCGTCGCCGACAACCTGCACGCCGCGGCGCAGTCGGCGAACCGGCGTTGCGACCCGGAAGCGCTGCTGGACCGGCTCGGGCTCGGTGGCGCCGGACGGCTGCGGATCGCGACCCTATCGGGAGGTCAGCAGCAACGCCTGGCGTTCGCCTGCGCTCTCGCGAGGGACACTCCGGTGGTGCTGGCCGACGAGCCGACCTCACAGCTCGACGACACCTCGGCGGGACATGTGCTCGACGCGATCGAAGTCCTGCGATCCGAGGGGGTGGCCGTCGTCGCGGCCTCCCATGACGCACGGCTGATCGAACGCGGCACCCGGGTCATCCGGCTTCACCGGGGACAGCTGCGAACAGAGCCGCGGACAGAGCCCCGGACAGAGGAGGATTCACGATGA
- a CDS encoding alanine/glycine:cation symporter family protein: MEEFLAEVSSVVWGPFLLIPLLLGTGLYLTVRLGGVQFLKLVPALRLALFHRKDEGADGDISHYQALTTALAATVGVGNIAGVATAIYWGGPGALFWMWVTALVGMASKYSEAFLAVRFRTKDARGDISGGPQYYLAKAIPNRFGLALSIAFAVFAVLASFGIGNMTQSNTVAVSLESSFGVPTWAVGVVVTLGAGAVLIGGIRWIGKVTAAFVPFMIIVYVLGALAVLLLNVTDVPAALGMIFTDAFTGTAATGGFLGSVFIIALQYGVARGIFSNESGLGSAAIAAAAAQTRHPVRQALVSMTQTFIDTIIVVTMTGLVIVTTGTWKSGIEGAEMTAEAFTRGLPGDWGHYVVTVSVVFFAFSTMLGWAYYGERCVERLVGVRGVLPYRLVFTVVILVGATTELSLVWTFSDVMNGLMALPNLIGLVLCAGLIARETKQYLAADPDLLNQPLEPTLHGTDVLRRGRRDTVN; encoded by the coding sequence ATGGAGGAGTTCCTCGCTGAGGTCAGCAGCGTGGTGTGGGGGCCGTTCCTGCTCATCCCGCTGTTGCTGGGCACGGGCCTGTACCTGACGGTCCGGCTGGGCGGGGTTCAGTTCCTCAAGCTCGTTCCTGCGCTGAGGCTCGCGCTGTTCCACCGCAAAGACGAGGGCGCGGACGGCGACATCTCCCATTACCAGGCACTCACCACGGCCCTCGCCGCCACCGTCGGTGTCGGCAACATCGCCGGTGTCGCCACGGCGATCTACTGGGGTGGCCCAGGCGCGCTGTTCTGGATGTGGGTCACGGCACTGGTGGGTATGGCGTCGAAGTACTCGGAGGCGTTCCTCGCGGTGCGGTTCCGCACCAAGGACGCCAGGGGTGACATCTCCGGTGGCCCGCAGTACTACCTGGCGAAGGCGATCCCGAACCGGTTCGGGCTCGCACTCAGTATCGCGTTCGCGGTGTTCGCGGTGCTGGCGAGCTTCGGCATCGGCAACATGACCCAGTCCAACACGGTCGCCGTCTCGCTCGAAAGCTCCTTCGGGGTGCCGACCTGGGCGGTGGGCGTCGTCGTCACCCTCGGCGCCGGTGCCGTCCTGATCGGTGGGATCAGGTGGATCGGCAAGGTCACCGCCGCGTTCGTGCCCTTCATGATCATTGTGTACGTGCTGGGTGCGCTGGCCGTGCTCCTGCTCAACGTCACCGATGTCCCCGCCGCGCTGGGCATGATCTTCACGGACGCGTTCACCGGCACCGCGGCCACGGGTGGCTTCCTCGGTTCCGTCTTCATCATCGCGTTGCAGTACGGCGTCGCCAGGGGGATCTTCTCCAACGAGTCCGGCCTCGGCTCGGCGGCCATCGCGGCAGCCGCGGCGCAGACCCGGCACCCGGTGCGCCAGGCCCTGGTGTCGATGACACAGACCTTCATCGACACCATCATCGTCGTGACGATGACCGGCCTGGTCATCGTCACGACCGGGACCTGGAAGTCGGGAATCGAGGGCGCGGAGATGACGGCGGAAGCCTTCACACGAGGGTTGCCCGGCGACTGGGGCCACTACGTCGTGACCGTGAGCGTGGTGTTCTTCGCCTTCTCGACCATGCTGGGATGGGCGTACTACGGCGAGAGGTGCGTGGAGCGGCTCGTCGGGGTCAGGGGCGTCCTGCCTTACCGGCTGGTGTTCACCGTGGTGATCCTCGTCGGCGCGACCACCGAACTCAGTCTGGTGTGGACCTTCTCCGACGTGATGAACGGCCTGATGGCGCTGCCCAACCTCATCGGGCTCGTCCTGTGTGCCGGGCTGATCGCCAGGGAGACCAAACAGTACCTCGCGGCCGATCCCGACCTGCTGAACCAGCCGCTCGAACCCACCCTGCACGGGACGGACGTCCTGCGTCGTGGCCGCCGTGACACCGTGAACTGA
- a CDS encoding ABC transporter permease, whose translation MSAWRRSPSRPLPRLPWTTAPRAALSSPLTLAAAVITTLLSCFLAMGAVLHASASGGSTLDYQAATVCPDSYGPVISKPGVDPAQVRPITETVERHAAAHGFGTPTVSLFSKLVPDVGFGDGKSGETFTVRLAYRDGGTGHLALEQGSATPGFWAGRNLTGYAGLEPGDRATGAGTGRFQVTGVYTDLYNPAPRWWCSVQDLAVQNRLVDHIATGSVLFATDRASFDEATRDHAGLERLTITFPTPPPATLAEAEDNLRRAQALLADVRQDLSDTGLGDALLSVPFARSTELAQQAQGTVAWSILPLAALSVGVGLAGTATVGLQWYHRRRAQVRLHSARGHGSLAVGLLAAAELGLAVTAGGVAGALLARLTLPLYAPPGRFGAGTELAGAAAAAGVLLVSLVVLVAVVAVRTHREFALGLTAPRRRKRLLAFLPWELLTAGVALLGWSRLPRYGDIAASDPVPETHPLALIYPVAVVLTVGIVTARLAWWALVSSHRLRWWSRPAVQWAVRRLAHGRAPATGVLVVAVLAVGTLAVGSSIAAGQQTALATKSGIFVGAQSRTDVENAVGRGETALPEQVRSTSTVVGTFDAGEAGTVLVIDPETFAEAAYVEHLPREELDRLLDRLGTTSDGTVAAIRVGAAAETATTSLGEVRAAGAIDVAPMLGAKRGYLVSRTALDPERIDQVPQWAVLSTLPVEQVGAALREAAVVHMNAVDRDTALDALPFYVVEWTFSFVTLLGVILGVAAALSLLIAVEVRRRQNTLSGALAMRMGLRPRSLWASHLTELGAVALTAVSVGLVCGLTVAAVSVPRFDPARWLPPSSELPALTPLVATVAGCGTAVVAVACWIAVRSVRTAHIAELLRD comes from the coding sequence ATGTCCGCATGGCGAAGATCACCGTCGCGCCCGCTGCCCCGGCTGCCGTGGACCACGGCGCCGCGAGCGGCACTGTCCAGTCCGCTCACGCTGGCGGCGGCCGTGATCACCACGCTGCTGTCCTGCTTCCTCGCCATGGGGGCGGTGCTGCACGCCTCGGCCTCGGGTGGCTCCACACTCGACTACCAGGCCGCGACGGTGTGCCCCGACTCGTACGGGCCGGTGATCAGCAAGCCCGGTGTCGATCCCGCCCAGGTGCGGCCGATCACCGAAACCGTGGAGCGGCACGCCGCCGCCCACGGTTTCGGTACGCCCACGGTCAGCCTGTTCAGCAAGCTCGTTCCTGACGTCGGGTTCGGCGACGGTAAGAGCGGCGAGACCTTCACCGTCCGCCTCGCCTACCGCGACGGCGGCACCGGCCACCTCGCGCTCGAACAGGGAAGCGCCACCCCCGGATTCTGGGCGGGCCGCAACCTGACCGGCTACGCGGGACTGGAACCCGGCGACCGCGCCACCGGAGCCGGAACCGGCCGTTTCCAGGTCACCGGCGTCTACACCGACCTGTACAACCCCGCGCCACGCTGGTGGTGCTCGGTGCAGGACCTCGCCGTGCAGAACCGGCTGGTGGACCACATCGCGACCGGCTCGGTGCTGTTCGCCACCGACCGTGCCTCCTTCGACGAGGCCACCCGCGACCACGCGGGCCTCGAACGCCTCACGATCACGTTCCCCACGCCGCCGCCCGCGACGCTGGCCGAGGCCGAGGACAACCTCCGCCGTGCGCAGGCGCTTCTCGCGGACGTCCGCCAGGACCTGTCGGACACGGGTCTCGGCGACGCGCTGCTGTCCGTCCCCTTCGCCCGCTCGACCGAACTCGCCCAGCAGGCGCAGGGGACGGTGGCCTGGTCCATCCTGCCGCTGGCCGCGCTGTCCGTCGGCGTCGGCCTCGCCGGCACCGCCACGGTCGGGCTCCAGTGGTATCACCGCAGGAGGGCCCAGGTGCGGCTGCACTCCGCCCGAGGCCACGGTTCTCTCGCGGTGGGCCTGCTGGCCGCGGCCGAACTCGGTCTCGCCGTGACGGCAGGCGGGGTGGCCGGTGCGCTCCTCGCGAGGCTGACTCTCCCCCTGTACGCGCCACCGGGCCGATTCGGTGCGGGCACCGAACTCGCGGGTGCCGCTGCGGCCGCCGGGGTGCTGCTGGTCTCACTCGTGGTGCTGGTGGCCGTGGTGGCCGTGCGCACGCATCGGGAGTTCGCTCTCGGGCTCACCGCGCCCCGCAGGCGCAAGCGGTTGCTCGCCTTCCTGCCGTGGGAACTGCTCACGGCAGGGGTCGCCCTGCTGGGCTGGTCGCGCCTGCCCCGCTACGGCGATATCGCGGCAAGCGACCCGGTTCCCGAGACCCACCCGCTCGCGTTGATCTACCCGGTCGCCGTGGTGCTCACCGTCGGCATCGTGACCGCACGGCTGGCCTGGTGGGCTCTCGTCTCCTCGCATCGTCTGCGCTGGTGGTCCCGCCCCGCCGTGCAATGGGCGGTGCGCAGACTCGCTCACGGCCGCGCTCCGGCGACCGGAGTCCTCGTCGTCGCCGTTCTCGCCGTCGGCACGCTGGCCGTCGGCTCGTCCATCGCGGCGGGTCAGCAGACAGCGCTGGCCACGAAGTCGGGCATCTTCGTCGGCGCGCAATCCCGGACCGACGTCGAGAACGCGGTCGGCAGGGGCGAGACCGCGCTGCCGGAGCAGGTGCGCTCGACGAGCACGGTGGTCGGGACATTCGACGCGGGCGAGGCTGGCACGGTTCTGGTGATCGACCCCGAGACGTTCGCCGAAGCCGCCTACGTCGAGCACCTGCCGAGAGAGGAACTGGACCGGCTGCTCGATCGCCTCGGCACCACATCGGACGGCACCGTCGCGGCGATCCGCGTCGGCGCCGCGGCCGAGACCGCCACCACCTCGCTGGGAGAGGTGCGGGCGGCCGGAGCGATCGACGTGGCACCGATGCTCGGGGCCAAACGCGGTTACCTCGTGTCGCGCACCGCGCTCGACCCCGAGCGGATTGATCAGGTGCCACAGTGGGCCGTGCTGTCCACGCTGCCGGTCGAGCAGGTCGGCGCCGCCTTGAGGGAGGCAGCCGTCGTCCACATGAACGCGGTTGACCGCGACACCGCCCTCGACGCGCTGCCGTTCTACGTGGTCGAGTGGACGTTCTCCTTCGTCACGCTCCTCGGAGTGATCCTCGGCGTGGCCGCCGCGCTCTCGCTCCTGATCGCCGTGGAGGTGCGGCGGCGGCAGAACACGCTGTCCGGCGCGCTCGCCATGCGGATGGGCCTGCGGCCACGCTCCCTGTGGGCGAGCCACCTCACCGAACTCGGCGCGGTGGCGTTGACAGCGGTGTCCGTCGGGCTCGTCTGCGGCCTCACCGTGGCCGCCGTGTCGGTGCCCCGCTTCGACCCGGCCCGCTGGCTGCCGCCGTCGTCGGAGCTGCCCGCGCTGACGCCGCTCGTCGCGACGGTGGCGGGGTGCGGCACTGCCGTGGTCGCCGTCGCCTGCTGGATCGCGGTGCGTTCGGTGCGCACCGCCCACATCGCGGAGTTGCTGCGTGACTGA
- a CDS encoding class I SAM-dependent methyltransferase — protein sequence MDESVARDQFDTAYRTESGGWVIGEPQPTIIDLERSGFVRGRVLDAGCGTGEHTIHLTRLGYDVLGIDFSEPAVDLARRNAERHGVSARFQVADMLEPIHTDYFDTVVDSALFHVFAPADAARYARALHRVCRPGAWVHVLALALTDEPGFGPRISDTAIREAFTGGWQLDSLDRSHYRAVARGEAATRLGVDSGDTVDLPAWLARFRRE from the coding sequence ATGGACGAGTCAGTGGCGAGGGACCAGTTCGACACCGCATACCGGACCGAGTCCGGCGGCTGGGTGATCGGTGAGCCGCAGCCCACGATCATCGACCTTGAACGCTCCGGGTTCGTCCGCGGTCGCGTGCTCGACGCCGGATGCGGCACAGGCGAACACACCATCCACCTCACCCGCCTCGGCTACGACGTGCTGGGGATCGACTTCTCCGAGCCTGCCGTCGATCTGGCTCGGCGCAACGCCGAGCGGCACGGCGTGTCTGCGCGCTTCCAGGTGGCGGACATGCTGGAACCCATCCACACGGACTATTTCGACACCGTGGTGGACAGTGCGCTGTTTCACGTGTTCGCCCCGGCCGACGCCGCACGGTACGCGCGAGCACTGCACCGGGTCTGCCGTCCGGGTGCGTGGGTGCACGTGCTCGCCCTCGCGCTCACCGACGAGCCGGGCTTCGGTCCCAGGATCAGCGACACCGCGATCCGGGAGGCATTCACCGGAGGATGGCAACTGGACAGCCTCGACCGGTCGCACTACCGCGCGGTCGCCCGCGGGGAGGCGGCCACACGGCTCGGAGTTGATTCCGGTGACACCGTGGACCTGCCCGCTTGGCTGGCCCGATTCCGCCGGGAGTGA
- a CDS encoding S8 family peptidase has protein sequence MSRFRSLLLPTALAVGLGSVLATPVATAAQAIPATTAECDTTSTPYNYVVLYQPQTPQAEVDAELAAKCGSRVAYYPEIGVAVAGSRDAGFADRMGVHRAYSGSREVAHPATSEAAAMRAQARAEAENEETVEVVSTADLSTHQWDMRMIKAPQANAIDEGSHSVTVGVLDSGIEPTHPALAHALDPAASAGCNTGAPDTDPAAWAPTTSDHGTHVAGTIAGKDTERGFTGVAPGVRMASVKVVNDDGYIFPEAAVCGFMWAAEHGFEVTNNSYYIDPGMFYCPGRPGDAAAFEAVRRAVAYSQEKGVLNVAAAGNSGFDLANPPETDPNRQHPVDSTCAILPKGLDGVVTVSAVGYEGTKSSYSNYGTGEVDVTAPGGDRAQLPPGATSGCVLSSVFGGQYGTKCGTSMAAPHAAGVAALIAGERPGMSPQAVSALLRAKAERVPCGDAAACTGPAAKNSFYGHGLVDALAAVR, from the coding sequence ATGTCCCGCTTCAGATCCCTGCTGCTGCCCACCGCGCTGGCGGTCGGCCTCGGCAGTGTGCTGGCCACTCCCGTGGCGACCGCCGCGCAGGCCATCCCCGCCACGACGGCGGAGTGCGACACGACGAGCACACCGTACAACTACGTGGTGCTGTACCAGCCGCAAACTCCACAGGCCGAGGTCGATGCCGAACTGGCGGCGAAGTGCGGCAGCCGGGTCGCCTACTACCCGGAGATCGGCGTCGCCGTGGCTGGCTCTCGTGACGCCGGATTCGCCGACAGGATGGGCGTTCACCGCGCCTACTCCGGTTCCCGCGAGGTCGCCCACCCCGCCACCTCCGAAGCCGCGGCCATGCGTGCGCAGGCCAGGGCGGAGGCGGAGAACGAGGAGACCGTCGAGGTGGTCTCCACGGCGGATCTCTCCACGCACCAGTGGGACATGCGCATGATCAAGGCACCGCAGGCCAACGCGATCGACGAAGGCAGCCACTCGGTCACGGTGGGTGTGCTGGATTCCGGTATCGAGCCCACTCACCCCGCACTGGCTCACGCGCTCGACCCCGCGGCCTCCGCGGGCTGCAACACCGGCGCTCCCGACACCGATCCCGCCGCGTGGGCCCCGACGACGTCCGACCACGGAACCCACGTGGCCGGCACGATCGCGGGCAAGGACACCGAGCGCGGTTTCACCGGAGTCGCCCCCGGCGTGCGGATGGCATCGGTGAAGGTCGTGAACGACGACGGCTACATCTTCCCCGAGGCCGCCGTCTGCGGTTTCATGTGGGCCGCCGAGCACGGCTTCGAGGTGACCAACAACAGCTATTACATCGACCCCGGCATGTTCTACTGCCCTGGGCGCCCCGGTGACGCCGCGGCCTTCGAAGCCGTGCGGCGCGCCGTGGCCTACTCGCAGGAGAAGGGTGTGCTCAACGTCGCCGCGGCGGGCAACAGCGGCTTCGACCTGGCGAACCCGCCGGAGACCGACCCCAACCGGCAGCACCCGGTGGACTCCACCTGCGCCATCCTGCCGAAGGGACTCGACGGCGTCGTGACCGTCTCGGCCGTCGGCTACGAGGGCACCAAGTCGTCGTACAGCAACTACGGTACCGGCGAGGTTGACGTGACCGCCCCTGGCGGCGACCGTGCTCAGCTTCCGCCTGGCGCGACGTCGGGTTGCGTTCTGTCCAGTGTGTTCGGCGGGCAGTACGGCACCAAGTGCGGTACGTCCATGGCCGCCCCACACGCGGCAGGGGTGGCCGCGCTGATCGCGGGCGAACGTCCCGGTATGTCGCCGCAGGCCGTGTCGGCCCTGCTGCGTGCCAAGGCGGAGCGCGTGCCCTGCGGTGACGCCGCCGCGTGCACCGGGCCTGCCGCGAAGAACTCGTTCTACGGCCACGGGCTCGTGGACGCGCTGGCCGCCGTGAGGTGA
- a CDS encoding HEAT repeat domain-containing protein, which translates to MRSVEWEITGGARLRFFRDGATGGSCFFVEAQYSELCLSMTRHAVAGIAVYTRAELLNAFDIAAHGSEERSRALLLAALGAPPAHDADVHRRIREALGDSNVGVRSAAVHAMSYSPASEYIPVLRDAATSDPDSKVREEATELLDVFAQVGIGEM; encoded by the coding sequence GTGCGATCAGTCGAATGGGAGATCACCGGAGGGGCTCGCCTCCGGTTCTTCCGGGACGGTGCGACCGGAGGTTCCTGCTTCTTCGTCGAGGCGCAGTACTCCGAGCTGTGCCTTTCCATGACGCGGCACGCGGTCGCCGGGATTGCCGTGTACACGCGTGCGGAGTTGCTGAATGCCTTCGACATCGCGGCCCACGGTTCCGAGGAGCGAAGCCGGGCTCTGCTGCTGGCAGCACTCGGAGCGCCCCCTGCGCACGACGCGGACGTTCATCGAAGAATCCGGGAGGCGCTGGGTGACTCGAACGTCGGCGTGCGTTCGGCGGCCGTTCACGCGATGTCCTACTCCCCGGCTTCCGAGTACATTCCGGTACTGCGTGACGCCGCAACGAGTGACCCGGACTCGAAGGTTCGCGAAGAAGCCACGGAGCTGCTCGACGTCTTCGCGCAGGTCGGAATCGGTGAGATGTGA